One window of the Colletotrichum destructivum chromosome 6, complete sequence genome contains the following:
- a CDS encoding Putative serine/threonine-protein kinase, active codes for MESPQLNMLAPPAVTALRSQAGVMERSLSEDIREEREELREAAEQTLNVILDLNLDGTIRWVSPSWADVIGTQPDSVRGTAIADLIVSDNKTAFADTVESMKSDDSRSQRVRFAVSMGPLSRLLSIDNLHAQELNGTDEPVSEAIDLEAQGIMVYDGASGGESHTMWMIRPYIAPREIKIDLPAVIVDSLGSGAEVLASYLTQLAESGVDDPENHPPPLPVLCRICERQISPWWFEKHTDLCLQEHRAEMDVQMAQDSLTDHRHSIVRVLDALEARKSRPLAGDQLSGPAAEYKGLPIGPPLSAQSSPGSSVSQSRERSGGFGHSRARSFAIRRPQARIVELLLDLCDTAIEISTPAVKEASSQNPGEIRTQSPQSESRISQVMQWQSPSTNTLEQEQGLALLCADTEKAAKTKVEAVFRHRKIIEYAERIRIEFAVIVQDCIDEAMRKAARIAAGRLSDSTEEEDEDSGATPAQEELFFQGSFENPSALAVALQNANLSDRTRPASFVESARSASPRECPTPKSNLGGITSAAPARESRRESLLFESDNGDSDGSIRSSSVTSRQPPRTDSPISEFGDLRRAASSRQHHRRSIILPGTSSPRRQESPSRLNQPSSPLRIIKPRNFPFPHDGITSPEASPLLPGSDFSSPAHLPANHHRRQSSAAMSEFVMKGPPSPRLAAHQPPPQARPAPPSIKDFEIIKPISKGAFGSVYLSKKKSTGEYFAIKVLKKADMVAKNQVGNVKAERAIMMWQGQSEFVAKLYWTFSSKDYLYLVMEYLNGGDCASLIKVLGGLPEDWVKKYLGEVVLGVEHLHSRGIIHRDLKPDNLLIDQKGHLKLTDFGLSRMGLVGRQKRALNSQNSDPTPDLLKQGPFVRSASLASSRSTSLDLHGHAHSPSMTPQMTPDTGSSGGQPSYFALGGPEARRVSSHRSDSGGSESLARMLNSFSLNEQEHNPPAQISHPAQEDTSDSPGQASPDMAALHHASTHSSVDFLGKSTPPQSSMMPPPMALFDPEDTNRRFVGTPDYLAPETIKGEKQDESSDWWSVGCIMFEFLYGFPPFHADEAEEVFENILARKIQWPDENECEPVSEEAKDLINKLLCMEPQSRLGANREEKFPCGGDEIRSHPWFEGINWETLLQDEAQFVPQLEHPEDTEYFDARGAVLQSFAEEMEDQLSPPVSGTGSDYHDRPHDALSRVRSQVNSIKRNLMPLHIPPHVRDLKSRRLSEPVVADDFGSFAFKNLPVLEKANKDVIQKLRAEALASQSKPTVISPGGSVTSPGPALEGSPVLSNPVQRTISNAKNRPQSPSGLSHANSSPSRASQPSSPLLVSFVAGQGSEGRRKASSNSSSLSQQSTVSHQPTSLDIPRVPPSLQKAATSASASPVKARGSGPPPPLALSPQKMVSTPRQASSSRSRSLTVGSQSQEGSPITSDVLSHHRNRRSQVFDMSPSSSDNEGDKHNALLRVQRRRQSSRRLSQIAFDGGPMFRPLDVLICEDHPVSRMVMEKLLEKLRCRTISVANGSEAVRYAMSEIKFDIIFLEYRLPQINGADVARMIRETKNTNSHTPIVAITAYLKELQAPHYFDSLIEKPISSSKLTEVLKNLCQWKPESPGINYSMSLGHSHPVPSGLRQTSSRADDSPTSSSSLYAGRPGSSLITSSREDSISSSLFGDSESVSTDDVPVVISRKATGDWDGAGLGISQDEILHPSNSPKSLPHLVTQQSAPGQLEHPRRPAPQHSVEKLKARKEHMEKRLAEGTDSADDEDEELGLGRDKLFRGKPLLPSSKLGIEMMRADSHDSATIGSESTPEPITQVVTPSKEMDMPSYDALQGATTRTPPDSGVGSEDKTLVPDVDETPKPQPTNRDDVADEEPTPRPLERSGLLGSQ; via the exons ATGGAGTCACCCCAACTCAACATGCTAGCGCCCCCGGCCGTGACCGCCCTCAGGTCACAGGCCGGTGTTATGGAACGATCCCTGAGCGAAGATATcagagaagaaagagaggaatTGCGCGAGGCTGCCGAGCAGACTCTGAATGTAATTCTTGACCTCAACCTTGACGGCACCATCCGCTGGGTCAGCCCCTCGTGGGCCGATGTGATTGGGACTCAGCCCGATTCTGTCAGAGGGACCGCGATAGCCGACTTGATTGTTAGCGATAACAAGACGGCATTTGCGGATACCGTAGAGTCGATGAAATCAGACGACTCCCGGAGCCAGAGGGTTCGCTTCGCAGTATCAATGGGCCCCTTGTCCAGATTGCTTTCGATCGATAATCTCCATGCGCAGGAACTGAATGGAACCGACGAACCCGTATCCGAGGCCATTGACCTGGAAGCACAAGGGATTATGGTCTATGACGGCGCCTCGGGAGGAGAGAGTCAT ACGATGTGGATGATACGGCCCTATATCGCCCCTAGAGAAATCAAGATCGACCTTCCCGCTGTCATTGTTGACTCTCTTGGttccggcgccgaggtcctcgcgAGCTACCTTACGCAGCTGGCCGAGTCTGGTGTTGACGATCCCGAAAaccaccctcctcccctgccAGTCTTGTGCCGAATCTGCGAGCGGCAAATCTCACCATGGTGGTTCGAAAAACACACCGATTTATGTTTGCAGGAGCACAGGGCAGAAATGGATGTGCAAATGGCACAAGACAGTCTGACGGACCACCGACACTCCATTGTCAGGgttctcgacgccctcgaaGCAAGAAAAAGCCGACCTTTGGCAGGCGACCAGCTCTCCGGCCCAGCCGCTGAGTACAAGGGCCTGCCGATTGGCCCTCCTCTGTCGGCCCAGTCATCGCCAGGCAGTTCGGTGTCACAGTCTCGTGAGAGATCGGGTGGTTTTGGTCATTCACGAGCTCGTTCTTTCGCCATCAGACGTCCTCAGGCAAGGATTGTGGAGTTGCTCCTCGACCTATGCGACACCGCCATCGAGATCAGTACTCCGGCGGTGAAGGAGGCTTCTTCTCAAAACCCTGGCGAGATCAGAACGCAGTCTCCCCAATCCGAGTCGCGCATCTCACAGGTTATGCAATGGCAGTCGCCTAGTACTAACACGTTGGAACAGGAGCAGGGTCTCGCTCTGCTATGCGCTGACACCGAAAAGGCCGCCAAAACGAAGGTGGAAGCCGTCTTCAGACACCGTAAGATCATTGAGTATGCCGAGCGCATTAGGATCGAGTTCGCCGTCATTGTTCAGGACTGCATTGATGAGGCGATGCGCAAAGCAGCTCGAATTGCTGCCGGACGTCTCAGCGACTCtaccgaggaggaggacgaggactcGGGGGCCACGCCCGCACAGGAGGAACTCTTCTTTCAGGGTTCCTTCGAGAACCCTTCGGCCCTCGCAGTTGCGTTGCAAAACGCCAATCTTAGCGACAGAACCCGTCCGGCTTCTTTTGTCGAATCTGCGCGGTCAGCCAGTCCCAGAGAATGCCCGACGCCGAAATCCAACCTAGGAGGCATCACTTCAGCCGCGCCGGCCCGTGAGTCTAGGCGAGAGTCATTGCTTTTCGAGAGCGACAACGGAGACAGCGATGGAAGCATCCGCTCGTCTTCCGTGACCTCGCGACAACCGCCTCGTACCGATTCTCCGATATCCGAGTTTGGAGACCTCCGTCGAGCCGCCAGTTCCAGACAACACCACCGAAGGAGTATCATTCTGCCTGGCACCTCTTCGCCCCGAAGACAAGAATCGCCTTCGCGCCTCAACCAGCCATCCTCTCCACTCCGCATCATCAAGCCGCGCAACTTCCCGTTCCCTCACGATGGCATCACGTCCCCCGAGGCCTCGCCGCTACTCCCAGGAAGCGACTTCAGCTCTCCAGCTCATTTGCCAGCGAACCATCACCGCCGACAGTCATCCGCCGCGATGTCCGAGTTCGTGATGAAGGGCCCGCCGTCCCCAAGATTGGCTGCCCATCAGCCTCCGCCACAAGCACGACCAGCGCCTCCATCCATCAAAGACTTCGAGATTATCAAGCCAATTAGCAAAGGAGCCTTTGGCAGCGTCTACctgtcgaagaagaagtcgacCGGTGAGTACTTCGCCATCAAagtgttgaagaaggcggaCATGGTTGCCAAGAACCAGGTCGGCAACGTCAAGGCTGAACGCGCCATCATGATGTGGCAAGGCCAGAGCGAGTTCGTTGCCAAGCTCTACTGGACTTTCTCCAGTAAGGATTACCTATATCTCGTCATGGAATATCTCAACGGTGGCGACTGTGCATCTCTCATCAAGGTACTCGGCGGTCTTCCGGAAGACTGGGTAAAGAAATACTTGGGTGAAGTGGTTCTGGGCGTGGAACACCTTCACAGCCGAGGCATCATCCATCGCGACCTTAAACCAGATAATCTGCTCATCGACCAAAAAGGCCACTTGAAGCTCACCGATTTCGGACTGTCACGCATGGGCTTGGTCGGACGACAAAAGCGGGCGCTCAACAGCCAAAATTCGGATCCTACACCTGATCTCCTCAAGCAGGGCCCATTTGTACGTTCGGCGTCTCTGGCATCGTCTCGCTCTACCTCGTTGGATCTTCACGGACATGCCCACTCGCCCAGCATGACACCGCAGATGACACCCGATACCGGGTCTAGTGGCGGACAACCCTCCTACTTTGCCCTCGGAGGCCCAGAGGCTCGACGCGTCTCCAGCCACCGTAGTGACAGCGGCGGGAGCGAATCTCTTGCGCGCATGCTCAACAGCTTTTCGCTGAACGAGCAAGAACACAATCCGCCGGCCCAAATCTCGCACCCGGCGCAAGAAGATACAAGTGACAGCCCCGGCCAAGCCTCGCCGGACATGGCGGCACTCCACCATGCCAGCACTCACTCTAGTGTCGATTTTCTGGGCAAAAGCACACCTCCTCAGTCATCAATGATGCCGCCCCCGATGGCTCTGTTCGATCCGGAAGATACCAACCGCCGTTTTGTAGGAACACCCGACTACTTGGCGCCCGAGACAATCAAGGGAGAAAAGCAGGACGAATCCAGCGATTGGTGGTCCGTCGGATGTATCATGTTCGAGTTTCTCTACGGGTTCCCACCCTTTCATGCCGACGAAGCTGAGGAAGTGTTTGAGAACATTCTCGCACGCAAGATTCAGTGGCCCGACGAAAACGAGTGCGAGCCCGTCTCCGAGGAGGCAAAGGATCTCATCAACAAGCTGCTCTGTATGGAACCCCAGTCACGACTTGGCGCCAACCGAGAGGAGAAATTCccctgcggcggcgacgagataCGTAGTCACCCTTGGTTCGAGGGCATCAACTGGGAGACTCTGCTCCAAGACGAGGCTCAGTTTGTCCCACAACTCGAGCACCCCGAAGACACGGAATACTTTGACGCCCGCGGGGCCGTCTTGCAGTCTTTTGCTGAAGAGATGGAAGATCAGCTgtcgccgcccgtctccGGCACGGGCTCCGACTACCATGACCGACCCCACGATGCTCTGTCTCGTGTCCGATCCCAAGTCAATTCGATCAAGCGCAACTTGATGCCCCTTCACATCCCTCCGCATGTTAGAGACCTTAAGAGCAGACGACTTAGCGAGCCCGTAGTTGCGGATGATTTCGGCAGCTTTGCCTTCAAGAACCTTCCCGTGTTGGAGAAGGCCAACAAGGATGTCATTCAAAAACTTCGGGCAGAGGCATTGGCATCCCAGAGCAAACCGACTGTCATCAGCCCTGGCGGCAGTGTCACTTCCCCCGGGCCTGCACTTGAGGGGAGCCCAGTGTTATCCAACCCGGTACAGCGCACCATTTCAAATGCGAAGAACCGGCCACAATCACCGTCTGGTTTGAGCCACGCCAACTCGTCCCCCAGCAGGGCTTCTcagccgtcgtcgcctctTCTTGTCTCATTTGTCGCTGGCCAAGGCAGTGAGGGGAGACGCAAGGCATCCAGTAACTCATCGAGTCTCTCGCAACAATCGACTGTGTCCCACCAGCCCACGTCCCTTGATATACCGCGAGTTCCGCCAAGCCTGCAGAAGGCAGCAACGAGtgcctccgcctcgccggTAAAGGCGCGTGGCTCGGGGCCACCCCCACCGTTGGCTCTTTCGCCCCAGAAAATGGTATCGACTCCCAGGCAGGCCTCGAGCAGTCGATCAAGGTCCCTGACGGTGGGTTCGCAATCCCAAGAAGGCAGCCCGATCACTTCGGATGTGCTGTCGCATCACCGCAATCGTCGCAGTCAGGTGTTCGACATgtccccttcctcgtccGATAACGAGGGCGACAAACATAATGCGCTTCTTCGGGTGCAGCGGCGTCGCCAGAGCTCCCGTCGCCTCTCTCAAATTGCCTTTGATGGCGGTCCGATGTTCCGACCATTGGACGTTTTGATCTGTGAGGACCATCCGGTTTCTCGCATGGTTATGGAAAAACTGCTGGAGAAGCTGCGCTGCCGAACAATCTCAGTGGCCAACGGATCCGAGGCTGTGAGATATGCTATGAGCGAGATCAAGTTCGACATCATCTTCTTGGAGTACAGGTTGCCTCAGatcaacggcgccgatgtGGCTCGAATGATTCGGGAGACTAAGAACACGAATTCCCATACacccatcgtcgccatcacggCCTATCTCAAGGAGCTTCAAGCTCCGCACTACTTCGATTCCCTGATTGAGAAGCCCATTTCGAGTTCTAAGTTAACCGAGGTCCTCAAGAATCTCTGCCAGTGGAAGCCAGAGTCGCCTGGCATCAACTACTCAATGTCCCTGGGCCACTCCCATCCCGTTCCGTCCGGCCTTCGCCAGACCAGTTCGCGAGCAGATGACAGTCCGACTTCGAGTTCGTCCTTGTACGCTGGACGGCCGGGCAGCAGTTTGATCACCTCGAGTAGAGAGGACTCTATCAGCTCCAGTCTTTTCGGAGACTCCGAGTCGGTGTCAACCGATGATGTGCCAGTGGTCATCAGTCGAAAGGCGACTGGCGATTGGGACGGAGCCGGACTAGGCATCAGTCAAGATGAGATTTTGCACCCATCAAATTCGCCTAAGTCACTGCCACATCTTGTCACGCAGCAGTCCGCACCTGGTCAACTAGAGCATCCTCGAAGGCCAGCACCTCAGCACTCTGTGGAGAAGCTGAAGGCGAGAAAGGAGCACATGGAGAAGCGCCTCGCCGAAGGGACGGACTcggccgatgatgaagacgaagagcTTGGCCTCGGTCGAGACAAGCTATTCCGAGGCAAGCCTCTGCTGCCTAGCTCGAAGCTCGGAATCGAGATGATGAGGGCCGATAGCCACGACAGTGCTACGATCGGGTCGGAAAGCACCCCAGAGCCTATCACGCAAGTCGTCACACCTTCGAAGGAGATGGACATGCCTTCATACGACGCGCTGCAGGGTGCAACCACGCGAACCCCCCCCGACAGCGGTGTCGGCTCGGAAGACAAGACTCTGGTCCCTGATGTCGACGAAACGCCGAAACCGCAGCCTACGAACCGAGACGATGTCGCAGATGAGGAGCCGACACCGCGGCCCTTGGAAAGGTCTGGGTTGTTGGGGAGCCAGTAG
- a CDS encoding Putative phospholipid/glycerol acyltransferase codes for MTGHGNVLTHFRGAAILAPWVLWLLLADTAISLQLPLKWLAPDFVYNSSSRIAETVWYWIQIIFERFNGADLTFSGDAIPHGESAVVVANHVGWADFYMIQALAIKAGMLGRCRYFAKIQLRIVPFLGWGLWAMGMPMVSRNWAKDRHELDRVFAGIMNRQWPTWLISFSEATRFTQKKYEQSIVWCKESGRPQPKHLLYPRTKGFITTVQHLRKATHVKAVYDVTIAYQRGSEFLVAPSMWDTLSVPGLSSRLGYKFHVHVRRFPLETLPQDDEKLAKWLENLWVQKGEWLDLKKAEWASTA; via the exons ATGACTGGCCACGGCAACGTGCTCACCCACTTCCGGGGGGCCGCCATCCTGGCTCCGTGGGTGctctggctgctgctggccgacaCGGCCATCTCCCTTCAGCTGCCTCTCAAGTGGTTGGCCCCCGACTTTGTCTACAACTCATCCTCGCGCATCGCCGAAACGGTGTGGTACTGGATCCAGATCATCTTTGAGCGCTTtaacggcgccgacctcacCTTTTCTGGCGATGCCATCCCCCACGGCGAGTCGGCCGTCGTGGTCGCCAATCACGTCGGATGGGCAGACTTCTACATGATCCAGGCCCTGGCCATCAAAGCCGGCATGCTGGGCCGGTGTCGTTACTTTGCCAAGATCCAGCTGCGGATCGTCCCGTTCCTTGGCTGGGGTTTGTGGGCGATGGGGATGCCTATGGTGAGTCGCAACTGGGCCAAGGACAGGCACGAGCTCGACAGAGTGTTTGCTGGAATCATGAATAGGCAATGGCCGACCT GGCTTATCAGCTTCAGTGAGGCCACTCGCTTCACCCAGAAAAAGTACGAGCAGTCCATCGTTTGGTGTAAGGAATCCGGCCGGCCGCAACCCAAGCACCTGCTATATCCCCGGACCAAGGGCTTCATCACCACGGTGCAGCACCTCAGGAAGGCTACCCATGTCAAGGCGGTGTACGACGTGACGATCGCGTACCAGAGAGGGAGCGAGTTCTTGGTGGCGCCGAGCATGTGGGATACCCTGAGCGTCCCCGGGCTGAGTTCCCGACTGGGGTACAAATTCCACGTTCACGTCCGCAGGTTTCCCCTTGAGACTCTGCCGCAGGATGACGAGAAGCTGGCAAAGTGGCTCGAGAACTTATGGGTTCAGAAGGGAGAATGGTTGGATCTGAAGAAGGCCGAATGGGCATCTACGGCATGA
- a CDS encoding Putative basic-leucine zipper domain superfamily — protein MTDVGIPAAYRSPPNRSSSPAPKQSVNSLHERAAMTSSLSPDQYGKQPSQGQYGGGSGGGGSGSDQERGPLSSLNLGFLKSLTEKRTTRDGQPPKRRGPKPDSKPALTRRQELNRQAQRTHRERKELYIKALEDEVLRLKEIFSNISQDKDKIAEENRQLKQLLVQNGIPLSHYGDDMVSNPSVGYTSSASQSGHSYGQNAYTPPLTSTTAPSVSPSSHGPSHPHSHGQPPPLPQMGSQQLQNRQHGQSSGRGVDFEQAGIDFVLTLEKPCMNHMPWLLERSSEMGGEPCGHALMASCPPAPFPELTPDIPFGYSNVNGDLDSQQRTWEVSKGSLSALLDLSKKLNLDGEVTPVMAWGMVLGHPRAHELRAEDFQKLTDELKDKVRCYGFGAVMEEFEVRDALENVFCSGPEMMSYTY, from the exons ATGACTGACGTAGGGATTCCAGCAGCCTACCGCTCTCCGCCGAATCGCTCGTCGTCTCCGGCACCCAAGCAATCCGTGAACTCGCTACACGAGCGGGCAGCCATGACTTCCTCGTTGTCGCCCGATCAGTACGGGAAGCAGCCGTCGCAGGGACAGTATGGTGGtggtagcggcggcggcggctccggtTCCGACCAGGAGAGGGGTCCTTTGAGCTCTTTGAATCTCGGCTTTCTCAAGTCCTTGACGGAAAAGAGGACAACAAGAG ACGGCCAACCCCCCAAGAGGAGAGGACCGAAGCCTGACAGTAAGCCTGCTTTGACCCGGCGGCAGGAACTGAACCGCCAGGCACAACG CACGCATCGTGAAAGAAAAGAACTCTACATCAAGGCACTGGAAGACGAGGTGCTGAGACTGAAGGAGATCTTCAGCAATATATCGCAAGACAAGGACAAGATAGCCGAGGAGAACCGGCAACTGAAGCAGCTTCTGGTCCAAAACGGCATCCCGCTCTCTCACTACGGCGACGACATGGTCAGCAACCCCAGTGTGGGTTACACGTCGAGCGCCAGTCAGTCTGGCCACAGCTACGGCCAAAACGCCTATACGCCGCCCTTGACGTccacgacggcgccctcggtgTCGCCTTCGTCTCACGGTCCGTCTCACCCCCACTCACACGgtcaaccccctccccttccccagATGGGCAGCCAGCAGCTGCAAAACAGGCAGCATGGGCAGAGTTCTGGCAGAGGTGTGGACTTTGAGCAAGCGGGCATTGACTTCGTCTTAAC TCTCGAGAAACCCTGCATGAATCACATGCCCTGGCTATTGGAGAGATCAAGCGAGATGGGCGGCGAGCCCTGCGGCCACGCGCTGATGGCCTCgtgcccgcccgcccccttcCCGGAGCTGACGCCCGATATCCCCTTCGGATACAGCAACGTCAATGGGGACTTGGACTCCCAGCAGAGGACGTGGGAAGTCAGCAAGGGAAGCCTCTCGGCTCTGCTTGATCTTAGCAAGAAGCTGAACCTCGACGGGGAGGTCACGCCCGTTATGGCATGGGGCATGGTCCTGGGTCATCCCAGAGCCCACGAGCTGCGGGCCGAGGACTTCCAGAAGCTCACTgacgagctcaaggacaaggtccGATGCTACGG CTTTGGCGCCGTCATGGAGGAGTTCGAGGTCAGGGATGCCTTGGAGAACGTCTTCTGCTCCGGACCCGAAATGATGTCCTACACCTACTAA
- a CDS encoding Putative eukaryotic translation initiation factor 3 subunit D, whose amino-acid sequence MAQEIDWVKLVETCPSGDGWGPPVTSDTTLNGVPYAPFSKGDKLGRMADWTSEGKDREGRGGRQQYNRNYRDQQVYGAGHAISFNAPPAEDESTFSVVSNTRDSGKTRFGRGAVFTRGRGQRGAANATARGGRTTLTRGGQQGGGRGGYGGGFDRGGRGGGRGGRRFGWKDYDKPARNRDASINIKADWKLLEEIDYNRLAKLNLDADEGEDVDAYGFVYHYDRSYDKPAVKGFERKLNAIDRAAYNVTTSSDPVIQELADKDEASIFATDSILSMLMCSPRSVYPWDIVISVQGNKVFFDKRDNAALDMVTVNENAADSPMDASDGSKDSLNMPGALAEEATYINHNFANQVVVENEGQKVEMAHANPFYNASEDTDPPASKAYKYRKFDLSTNSEEDNIYLVVRTEVDAVQKNTISGDDQLVTLHALNEFDSKAQGSGGALDWRTKLVSQRGAVVATEMKNNSCKLARWTVQSILARADVMKLGFVSRANPKSNDKHVILGVVGWKPRDFANQMNLSLSNGWGIVRTIADMCLRREQDGKYILVKDPNKSILRLYELPAGSLDDDEEQEEVPQEGEVDEE is encoded by the exons ATGGCTCAGGAAATCGACTGGgtcaagctcgtcgagaCTTGCCCGTCCGGCGATGGTTGGGGCCCGCCCGTCACCAGCGACACCACCCTGAATGGCGTTCCCTATGCGCCCTTCTCCAAGGGGGACAAGCTTGGTCGCATGGCCGACTGGACTTCCGAGGGCAAGGACAGGGAAGGTCGCGGTGGAAGACAGCAATACAACCGCAACTACCGTG ACCAACAGGTTTACGGTGCCGGCCACGCCATCTCTTTCAACGCTCCtcccgccgaggacgagtcCACCTTCTCCGTCGTCAGCAACACCCGCGACAGCGGCAAGACAAGATTCGGCCGTGGCGCCGTCTTCACGCGCGGCCGTGGCCAGCGCGGAGCCGCCAATGCCACCGCCCGTGGTGGCCGCACCACCCTTACTCGCGGCGGTCagcaaggaggaggtcgcGGCGGCTACGGAGGCGGCTTCGACCGGggcggaagaggcggcggtcGGGGCGGTCGCCGCTTCGGCTGGAAGGACTACGACAAGCCTGCCCGCAACCGCGACGccagcatcaacatcaagGCGGACTGgaagctgctcgaggagaTTGACTACAATCGCCTCGCCAAGctcaacctcgacgccgacgagggcgaggacgtcgacgcctACGGCTTTGTCTACCACTACGACCGCTCGTACGACAAGCCTGCTGTTAAGGGCTTTGAGCGCAAGCTCAACGCCATCGACCGCGCCGCCTACAATGTCACGACTTCTTCCGATCCTGTGATTcaggagctcgccgacaaggacgaggcTTCCATCTTCGCCACCGACAGCATCCTCTCTATGCTCATGTGCTCCCCGCGGTCTGTCTACCCTTGGGACATTGTCATCTCAGTGCAGGGCAACAAGGTCTTCTTCGACAAACGCgacaacgccgccctcgacatgGTCACCGTCAACGAGAACGCCGCCGACTCCCCCATGGACGCCTCGGACGGCTCCAAGGACAGCCTCAACATGCCCGGCGCTcttgccgaggaggccacCTACATCAACCACAACTTCGCCAACCAGGTTGTCGTCGAGAATGAGGGCCAGAAGGTCGAGATGGCCCACGCCAACCCCTTCTACAACGCCTCCGAGGACACGGACCCGCCCGCCTCCAAGGCCTACAAGTACCGCAAGTTCGACCTCTCCACCAACAGCGAGGAGGACAATATCTACCTCGTCGTCCGTaccgaggtcgacgccgtccagaaGAACACCATCAGCGGCGACGACCAGCTCGTCACCCTGCACGCTCTCAACGAGTTCGACAGCAAGGCCCAGGGCAGCGGTGGCGCCCTCGACTGGCGGACGAAGCTCGTCAGCCAGCGCGGTGCCGTAGTCGCAACCGAGATGAAGAACAACTCGTGCAAGCTCGCCAGGTGGACGGTGCAGAGCatcctcgcccgcgccgacgtCATGAAGCTTGG TTTCGTGTCCCGTGCCAACCCCAAGTCCAACGACAAGCAcgtcatcctcggcgtcgtcggctggAAGCCGCGCGACTTCGCCAACCAGATGAACCTGTCCCTCTCCAACGGTTGGGGTATTGTCcgcaccatcgccgacatgTGCCTCAGGCGCGAGCAGGACGGCAAGTacatcctcgtcaaggaCCCCAACAAGTCCATTCTTCGCCTGTACGAGCTGCCGGccggcagcctcgacgatgacgaggagcaggaggaggtGCCTCAGGAgggcgaggttgacgaggagtAA
- a CDS encoding Putative K domain-containing protein, whose protein sequence is MPAPTALKQAEAAAPPFEAALQEPQQDEELLLDAPTLPEEMDAILPSVPYNGEEGEMVVDEENRPRFAPARDIDPVTRIETRKVPVPPHRFTPLKSAWPKIYPPLVEHLKLQVRMNPRRKQVELRTSKHTTEDGALQKGEDFVKAFTLGFDVDDAIALLRLDDLYIETFEIRDVKQVMGNEAQGRAIGRIAGKDGKTKFAIENASKTRIVLADSKIHILGAYKNIHMARESIVSLILGKPPSKVYGNLRTVAARMKERF, encoded by the exons ATGCCTGCCCCGACCGCCctcaagcaggccgaggccgctgCCCCGCCATTCGAGGCCGCACTCCAAGAGCCTCAGCAAGACGAGGAACTTCTCCTCGATGCGCCGACCCTGCCGGAGGAGATGGATGCGATCCTTCCAAGCGTGCCATacaacggcgaggagggcgagatgGTAGTTGACGAGGAGAACCGCCCGCGCTTTGCGCCCGCTAGAGACATT GACCCCGTCACCAGAATAGAGACTCGCAAGGTCCCCGTGCCTCCTCACAGATTCACACCGCTCAAGTCCGCTTGGCCCAAGA TTTACCCTCCGCTCGTCGAGCACCTCAAGCTGCAGGTCCGCATGAACCCGCGCCGGAAACAAGTCGAGCTCCGGACCTCGAAGCACACGACCGAAGATGGCGCCTTGCAAAAGGGCGAGGACTTTGTCAAGGCCTTCACCTTAGGCTTCGACGTTGACGATGCCATTGCGCTGCTGCGCCTGGACGACCTCTACA TCGAGACGTTCGAGATCCGTGATGTAAAGCAAGTCATGGGCAACGAGGCGCAAGGCCGTGCTATTGGCCGCATTGCAggcaaggacggcaagacgaAGT TCGCCATCGAGAACGCCAGCAAGACCCGTATCGTCTTGGCCGACAGCAAGATCCACATCCTCGGCGCCTACAAGAACATCCACATGGCCCGCGAGTCCATTGTCAGCCTGATTCTCGGAAAGCCGCCTTCCAAGGTCTACGGCAACCTGCGGACGGTCGCAGCGCGCATGAAGGAGAGATTCTGA